Genomic segment of Malania oleifera isolate guangnan ecotype guangnan chromosome 7, ASM2987363v1, whole genome shotgun sequence:
CTGGTAGATATGTgcacaaacacaagtgtctcccCAGGGGCGATGTCTCTGGCAGGGGGAGGCACAGGGGGAACATCCAAAACGCGGCTTCTAAAAAAATGTCGTCTGCCTGTTGTCTCATTGTGGAATCTGCACACTGTGAAGTCTGCATCATCCTTACTTAAAACCTTTACCAACTTCTCCACATATTCCTTGAGGGAAGTGTCATCCTTTTCAGTACTAATGCTTTTCTTATAAGGAGTCACCCTTGCTCCTTCTTTCAAATATGAATTGGTGGCAATGTTTGGAAACACTTTGGTATAGCACTCTACAGCCATTACAACTGAACTTAACTAGCAACCTCACTctatgtatgtgtgtgtttaTAATGAAAATCATACAACTTatgcacacatatatatatagcatgCAATTAATAAAGATCTGGAGAGGAGGGGAGAGAGTTTAAtcgggagttttttttttttttttcctgaaaaggATGTGAAatttaattaggaaaaaattaatTAGCATAATGCATATAGGAGGGAATGGGAGTGGGAATTGGAAAAAGGGGAATTGATTCTTTGCTTATCTATGGGAGATAGTGACATGACGTGTGCACAATTGATATGTGCATGCATGGATAAGGAAAGATGAAGGTAAAATGAATATATTATTGTAGTAAAGCAAGAATatttgaaaaaggaaaaagaatattTGAATAATGGGGGTGGATAGATGGGGAAATATATTCCATCACCTATCTAGCTATTTGATTTAAGTCGATGAaacaataatataaaataatatatatatatatatatatatataaacaaaataaaatatataaattaaaacaaGTTGGGAAAAAGAAGCCTATGAGTCACAACAGAACTAATGTCCTAAAGTTTATCTAGAGtccctattttttaaaaataagaccGAACATTCTTAAAAGAAACAAGCttctattataaatatataattaaattatttaatgaacaaaaatatttgaaaaaatacaaaaaactcTCGTTGTAATCTAGCCCAAAATTAACAATTCATTCTACAGTTTTATTATGATCATTAGCCTCTTGTGATTTTTAAAATAGTGAAAAGTTATAATATTGTTAGCTCATGTTTACTCAAAtgtcttaaaaaattaaaattactcATATAATTAATCAATATAAGTAATATATGAGAGCtgtagagattttccaatcacatgGGTGGAGGGGTTAGGAGCAGATCCAAGGGCATCTATTCCCCTaccaaaagagattttaggtgaatcaaggggaagattctcgaatagcaaagagagttggtggtgggataaaaatgtacaaaaaatcataaggacaaaaaaatttggcataaaacgtgacaaaaatgtagaaatagagataactttgaaaaatataaggaagtaagaaaagatacaaaaaaggtcgttagtgaagttaaatatagatcatttaattgtttgtatgatagattagatacaaaagatggGGAAAGAgttatatttaaacttgctaaagctagagaaaggaagagaaaggacttaggaaatgtaaaatgtataaaaagtaaggatgatattgtcttggttagggacaaagatattaaagaaagaaagCGAAATttctttagtaagttgtttaatgaaaaccaaatagaagacttaaatttagaattgtcaaatgagaaaaagactaaaaatataagctttattcgcaaaattagagttaacgaagtcaAGTTTGCACTAACaaggatgaaaaatgggaaagttatgggaccagataacatcccaattgaagtttggaaatgcttgggtggtaacgaaattatatggttaactaatttatttaatataattgtaaaaactaagaaaatgtcagatgaatggaggaaaaacactttaatacctatatacaaatataaatgagatattcaaaattgtaataattatcgtggaattaaacttataagtcatacgatgaaactatgagaaatggtagttgaac
This window contains:
- the LOC131160566 gene encoding 23 kDa jasmonate-induced protein-like, giving the protein MAVECYTKVFPNIATNSYLKEGARVTPYKKSISTEKDDTSLKEYVEKLVKVLSKDDADFTVCRFHNETTGRRHFFRSRVLDVPPVPPPARDIAPGETLVFVHISTRGIGVVYRGRNKRGHRCDWMLSWCNQPSNKVYTEINEAGHYDNEAIWPLIFMKVHQSGSFSTSTWKGCVSTMTIEDKRGVAELYARMALTEQ